Proteins encoded together in one Bradyrhizobium sp. PSBB068 window:
- a CDS encoding NUDIX hydrolase, protein MIEIVAPRLASTVLLLRDGSSSDIEVFMMVRHHQIEFNSGALVFPGGSVDKNDKEIAANPALYSGGDGLDGDALGFRIAAIRETFEESGILLARPRGSKDLVDARRANEIATAHRTALNEGKISFLKVLTDNGMVLALDELVPYAHWITPEGMPKRFDTWFFLAAAPPEQLGAHDGKESTDSIWVSTREALEGGESGRFKLPFPTTRNLIRLGKQPNVDAALDDAKKMSIVTVTPVMTKTATGRQLRIPKEAGYDGEVFDVGAMG, encoded by the coding sequence ATGATCGAGATCGTTGCCCCGCGCCTTGCCTCGACCGTGTTGCTGCTCCGTGACGGCAGCAGCAGCGACATAGAAGTCTTCATGATGGTCCGCCATCACCAGATCGAGTTCAACTCGGGCGCACTGGTGTTCCCCGGCGGCAGCGTCGACAAGAACGACAAGGAGATCGCCGCCAACCCCGCGCTCTATTCGGGCGGGGACGGGCTCGACGGCGACGCGCTGGGTTTCCGGATCGCTGCGATCCGCGAGACGTTTGAAGAGAGCGGCATCCTGCTGGCGCGGCCGCGGGGGTCGAAGGATCTGGTCGATGCCAGGCGTGCGAACGAGATCGCGACCGCGCATCGTACGGCGCTGAACGAAGGCAAGATCAGCTTCCTCAAGGTGCTCACCGACAACGGCATGGTGCTCGCGCTCGATGAACTCGTGCCCTACGCGCATTGGATCACGCCGGAGGGCATGCCGAAGCGTTTCGACACCTGGTTCTTCCTGGCCGCGGCGCCGCCCGAACAGCTCGGTGCGCATGACGGCAAGGAATCGACCGATTCGATCTGGGTATCGACGCGCGAGGCGCTCGAGGGTGGCGAGAGCGGCCGCTTCAAGCTGCCGTTCCCGACCACCCGCAATCTGATCCGGCTCGGCAAGCAGCCGAATGTCGACGCTGCGCTTGATGACGCCAAGAAAATGTCGATCGTGACCGTGACCCCCGTCATGACCAAGACCGCCACCGGCCGCCAGCTCCGCATCCCCAAGGAAGCGGGCTACGACGGCGAGGTGTTCGACGTCGGCGCGATGGGGTAG